Proteins from a genomic interval of Sphingomonas sp. Y38-1Y:
- a CDS encoding HAD-IB family hydrolase gives MTRSMVRIAIYDMDKTITRGPTWTRFLIAGAQRRAPWRLVLLPLAGVAALGHPLRLVDRAGLKRVTQRLMLGSRLSAADVRELVDAFADTIDRDEVMAEARDRIEADRAAGYRLVLATASYRYYAEAIAARLGFDAVVATEVRRDDAGDVVSGVAGENCYGPAKRRMVEAWLAKQGVDRGGAHIRFYSDHVSDVPMLEAADEPFAVNPHAPLRKLAAARGWPVLDWT, from the coding sequence TTGACGCGTTCCATGGTCCGCATCGCAATTTACGACATGGACAAGACGATCACCCGCGGACCGACCTGGACGCGGTTCCTGATCGCGGGCGCGCAGCGCCGGGCGCCGTGGCGACTGGTCCTGCTGCCGCTCGCCGGGGTTGCGGCGCTCGGTCATCCGCTGCGGCTGGTCGATCGGGCAGGGCTCAAGCGGGTGACGCAGCGGCTGATGCTCGGCAGTCGGCTGAGCGCGGCGGACGTGCGCGAGCTTGTCGACGCCTTTGCCGACACGATCGACCGCGACGAGGTGATGGCCGAGGCGCGCGACCGGATCGAGGCGGACCGCGCGGCTGGGTATCGCCTCGTCCTCGCGACCGCGTCGTACCGCTATTACGCGGAGGCGATCGCCGCGCGGCTCGGCTTCGATGCGGTGGTCGCAACCGAAGTGCGGCGTGACGACGCGGGTGACGTGGTGAGCGGCGTCGCGGGCGAGAATTGCTATGGCCCCGCCAAACGGCGAATGGTCGAAGCGTGGCTGGCCAAGCAAGGCGTGGACCGTGGCGGGGCGCATATCCGCTTCTATAGCGACCATGTCAGCGACGTGCCGATGCTGGAAGCCGCGGACGAGCCGTTCGCGGTCAATCCGCACGCGCCGCTGCGCAAGCTGGCCGCGGCACGCGGCTGGCCGGTGCTCGACTGGACCTGA
- a CDS encoding ABC transporter permease: MTRQADFARDGAGGDTIRFSGDLSLARLGDLPARLDAEGGSARTLDLSGVDRIDTVGAWVVHRFARDRGAEIVGLQGDGERLMAQVVDADRPVAVPAKPLPSGLRVLDEVGAAVATAGRTLYGLLGFMGATAIAFANVVRHPSRFRFNATVHRFEVVGVSALGIVGLMSFLIGIVIAQQGAVQLRQFGAEVFTINLIGRITLRELGVLMTAIMVAGRSGSAFAAQLGTMKLTEEIDAMRTIGVSPMEALVLPRVLSAVLLMPLLGFYASLVAIIGGCLLCWVSLDIPPITFIQRIREVVPITDLYVGLVKAPVFGAIIAMSGCFQGMLVESDAEQVGLRTTSAVVQAIFLVIVLDAFFAVFFTWIGWI, from the coding sequence ATGACGCGACAAGCCGATTTCGCCCGCGATGGCGCGGGCGGCGACACGATCCGCTTTTCGGGCGACCTGTCGCTCGCGCGGTTGGGCGATCTGCCTGCGCGCCTCGACGCGGAGGGCGGCAGCGCCCGCACCCTCGACCTGTCCGGCGTCGATCGCATCGACACTGTCGGCGCATGGGTGGTCCACCGCTTCGCGCGTGATCGCGGGGCGGAGATCGTCGGGCTTCAGGGTGATGGCGAGCGGCTGATGGCGCAGGTGGTCGATGCCGACCGCCCCGTCGCCGTGCCAGCCAAGCCGCTCCCCTCGGGCCTGCGCGTTCTGGACGAGGTTGGCGCCGCGGTCGCGACCGCCGGGCGGACGCTCTATGGCCTGCTCGGCTTCATGGGCGCGACCGCGATCGCCTTTGCCAACGTCGTTCGCCATCCCAGCCGCTTCCGCTTCAACGCGACGGTCCACCGGTTCGAGGTCGTCGGCGTCTCCGCGCTCGGCATTGTCGGGCTGATGAGCTTCCTGATCGGTATCGTCATCGCGCAGCAGGGCGCGGTGCAGCTTCGCCAGTTCGGCGCGGAGGTGTTCACGATCAACCTGATTGGCCGCATCACCCTTCGCGAGCTTGGCGTGCTGATGACCGCGATCATGGTCGCGGGCCGGTCGGGCTCGGCGTTCGCGGCACAGCTCGGCACGATGAAGCTGACCGAAGAGATCGACGCGATGCGCACAATCGGCGTCAGCCCGATGGAGGCGCTGGTGCTCCCGCGCGTGCTCTCCGCCGTGCTGCTGATGCCGCTCCTCGGCTTCTATGCGTCGCTGGTCGCGATCATCGGCGGCTGCCTCCTCTGCTGGGTCAGCCTCGACATTCCGCCGATCACCTTCATCCAGCGCATCCGCGAGGTCGTGCCGATCACCGACCTCTATGTCGGCCTAGTCAAGGCGCCGGTGTTCGGCGCGATCATCGCCATGTCGGGCTGCTTCCAGGGCATGCTCGTCGAAAGCGATGCCGAGCAGGTCGGCCTTCGCACGACGAGCGCAGTGGTGCAGGCGATCTTCCTCGTCATCGTCCTCGACGCGTTCTTCGCGGTCTTCTTCACCTGGATCGGCTGGATATGA
- a CDS encoding ABC transporter ATP-binding protein — protein MNAVSNGRDGEPIIRVEGLKNVFGEQVVHENLDLEVRRGEILGVVGGSGTGKSVLMRSIVGLQSPADGDIHVFGEPTIGREETEAVEIRKRWGVLFQGGALFSTLTVAENVQVPLREFYPDLSPALLAEIANYKVVMTGLPAEAGPKYPAELSGGMKKRAGLARALALDPELLFLDEPTAGLDPIGAAAFDELTKSLQRALGLTVFLITHDLDTLHAICDRVAVLADKKVIAVGTIEELLALDHPWIQEYFNGPRGRAAVDSADRAAAQHPTPAPAPAEPR, from the coding sequence ATGAACGCGGTTTCCAACGGCCGCGACGGCGAGCCGATCATCCGTGTCGAGGGCCTCAAGAACGTCTTCGGCGAGCAGGTCGTCCACGAGAATCTCGACCTGGAGGTTCGCCGCGGCGAGATCCTGGGCGTGGTCGGCGGATCGGGTACGGGCAAGTCGGTGCTGATGCGCTCAATCGTCGGGCTCCAGAGCCCGGCGGACGGCGACATCCATGTCTTCGGCGAGCCGACGATCGGCCGCGAGGAGACCGAGGCGGTCGAGATCCGCAAGCGCTGGGGCGTGCTGTTCCAGGGCGGCGCGCTGTTCTCGACACTGACCGTCGCCGAGAATGTTCAGGTGCCGCTGCGGGAATTCTATCCCGACCTCTCCCCCGCGCTGCTGGCGGAAATCGCCAACTACAAGGTGGTGATGACCGGGCTTCCCGCCGAAGCCGGCCCCAAATATCCGGCCGAGCTGTCGGGTGGCATGAAGAAGCGTGCCGGCCTCGCCCGCGCGCTCGCGCTCGATCCCGAACTGCTGTTCCTCGACGAGCCGACCGCCGGCCTCGACCCCATTGGCGCGGCCGCCTTCGACGAGCTGACCAAGAGCCTCCAGCGCGCGCTCGGCCTCACCGTCTTCCTCATTACCCACGATCTCGACACGCTCCACGCCATCTGCGACCGCGTCGCCGTGCTGGCCGACAAGAAGGTGATCGCCGTCGGCACGATCGAGGAACTGCTCGCGCTCGATCACCCGTGGATCCAGGAATATTTCAACGGCCCCCGCGGGAGAGCCGCCGTCGACAGCGCCGACCGCGCCGCCGCTCAGCACCCAACCCCTGCCCCCGCGCCAGCGGAACCGAGGTAA
- a CDS encoding MlaD family protein, with product METRSNHVLVGAVVLILLAMLALFTVWLARLSGGNEKEYDIFFKQAVDGVNKGSPVSFSGVPSGQVTDIALFKPDPQFVRVRIRVNDDVPILEGTTATIQGIGFTGVSQVSLDGAVKGAPPIGCPPGDSTKACPFGIPVIPTRQGGLGAILSSAPQLLERISTLTERLTELLSDRNQNSIAGILANTQRLTDALADRGPEIAATMAETRVAIQKAGVAAQQIGDLAQTTNGVLANDVKPAMQNLNKAIASAQKSAETLDSAIGDARPGLQAFSKQTVPEVGQLVSDLRTLTEALADVAERVNRGGAGSLVGSSKLPDYEAK from the coding sequence ATGGAAACTCGCTCCAACCATGTCCTTGTCGGCGCGGTCGTCCTGATCCTGCTGGCGATGCTCGCGCTGTTCACCGTCTGGCTGGCTCGCCTGTCGGGCGGGAACGAGAAGGAGTATGACATCTTCTTCAAGCAGGCGGTCGACGGCGTGAACAAGGGGTCGCCGGTCAGCTTCTCCGGCGTGCCGTCGGGCCAGGTCACCGACATCGCGCTGTTCAAGCCCGACCCGCAGTTCGTGCGCGTGCGCATTCGCGTCAACGACGACGTGCCGATCCTCGAGGGGACCACCGCAACGATCCAGGGTATCGGCTTCACCGGCGTCAGTCAGGTCTCGCTCGACGGCGCGGTCAAGGGCGCGCCGCCGATCGGCTGCCCGCCGGGCGATTCGACCAAGGCGTGCCCGTTTGGCATCCCGGTCATCCCGACGCGTCAGGGCGGGCTCGGCGCGATCCTCAGTTCGGCGCCGCAGCTCCTGGAGCGCATCTCGACGCTGACCGAGCGGCTGACCGAGCTTCTGTCCGACCGCAACCAGAACTCCATCGCCGGCATCCTCGCCAATACGCAGCGGTTGACCGACGCGCTCGCCGATCGCGGGCCCGAGATCGCCGCGACGATGGCCGAGACGCGCGTCGCCATCCAGAAGGCGGGTGTCGCCGCGCAGCAGATCGGCGACCTGGCGCAGACGACCAACGGCGTGCTCGCGAACGATGTGAAGCCGGCGATGCAGAACCTCAACAAGGCGATCGCCTCGGCCCAGAAGAGCGCCGAGACGCTCGATTCCGCGATCGGCGACGCCCGGCCCGGCCTCCAGGCGTTCTCCAAGCAGACGGTGCCCGAGGTCGGCCAGCTCGTCTCCGACCTGCGCACGCTGACCGAGGCGCTGGCGGACGTCGCCGAGCGCGTTAATCGCGGGGGGGCGGGCTCGCTGGTGGGCTCGTCCAAGCTGCCCGATTATGAAGCCAAGTAA
- a CDS encoding ABC-type transport auxiliary lipoprotein family protein, with product MKKLAILLTLPLAACIRFGAEPPPSLLTLSPATPVPVGAAANSGQARNITIRVPSTPQEIAVTRVPVRSTDTNIAYVKDAQWVEPPARLFARLLSDTVTARSGYVVLSGRQSNVDPGAQLTGELRNFGLDAITSTAVVTFDASLLRKDATTFDKRRFEARVPVSAIDATNAATGLNQAANQVATEVADWVGR from the coding sequence ATGAAGAAGCTTGCCATCCTGCTGACGCTCCCGCTCGCGGCGTGCATCCGCTTCGGCGCGGAGCCGCCGCCCTCGCTCCTGACGCTGTCGCCCGCGACGCCGGTGCCGGTGGGCGCCGCCGCCAACAGCGGCCAGGCGCGCAACATCACCATTCGCGTGCCCTCGACGCCGCAGGAGATCGCGGTGACGCGCGTGCCGGTCCGTTCGACCGACACCAACATCGCGTACGTCAAGGACGCGCAGTGGGTCGAACCGCCCGCGCGGCTGTTCGCGCGGCTCCTGTCGGATACGGTGACGGCGCGGTCGGGCTATGTCGTCCTTTCCGGCCGCCAGTCGAACGTCGATCCCGGCGCGCAGCTGACGGGCGAGTTGCGCAACTTCGGCCTCGACGCGATAACCAGCACCGCGGTCGTCACTTTCGACGCCTCGCTGCTCCGCAAGGACGCGACCACCTTCGACAAGCGCCGTTTCGAGGCGCGCGTGCCGGTGAGCGCGATCGACGCGACCAACGCCGCCACGGGCCTGAACCAGGCGGCGAACCAGGTCGCGACCGAAGTGGCTGACTGGGTGGGTCGCTAA
- a CDS encoding DUF3734 domain-containing protein, giving the protein MFASQSRRSIAAWQAIHDARVEAGSARRVELLYLAYADQAQEVSGKAFDFSPGSAAQRWESGRRDLTAALAALGPDAPFADRPGLNVRTLTAGQLTPLRWSLKPTPV; this is encoded by the coding sequence ATGTTCGCCAGTCAGAGCCGCCGCTCCATTGCCGCCTGGCAAGCGATCCATGACGCGCGCGTCGAAGCAGGCAGCGCGAGACGGGTCGAGTTGCTCTATCTTGCCTATGCGGACCAGGCTCAGGAGGTCAGCGGCAAGGCCTTCGACTTCTCGCCCGGTTCGGCGGCGCAGCGATGGGAAAGCGGCCGGCGCGACCTTACCGCCGCGCTGGCCGCGCTTGGGCCTGATGCGCCGTTCGCCGACAGACCGGGCCTCAATGTCCGGACGCTGACCGCCGGACAACTTACGCCGCTGCGCTGGTCGTTGAAGCCGACGCCGGTCTGA
- a CDS encoding DUF1345 domain-containing protein — MHTRMPHPRFLAFLALLGIAFAAALVAGWPLAIAFVAAFDLAALTFILGTLPLWRIGSDPAGLRARALRDDGGRLFVLLLAGLIAIAVLVAVVDLLGDHHSRIPGAEPLAIATEVIAWAFANLVYAFHYARLYYDADKDGGDHGGISLPGGGTPDFADFASFALVIGMTCQTADIEITGPRIRRASTIQGLLAFFFNLGVLAITVNIVAGSL; from the coding sequence ATGCACACGCGCATGCCCCATCCGCGCTTTCTCGCTTTCCTGGCGCTGCTCGGGATCGCGTTCGCCGCCGCGCTCGTTGCCGGCTGGCCGCTCGCCATCGCCTTCGTCGCGGCGTTCGATCTGGCCGCGCTGACCTTCATCCTCGGCACGCTGCCGCTGTGGCGGATCGGCAGCGACCCCGCCGGCCTTCGCGCGCGGGCGCTTCGCGACGATGGCGGCCGGCTCTTCGTCCTCCTGCTGGCAGGGCTGATCGCGATCGCCGTCCTCGTCGCGGTCGTCGACCTGCTCGGCGATCACCACAGCCGCATCCCCGGTGCCGAGCCGCTGGCGATCGCAACCGAGGTCATCGCCTGGGCTTTCGCCAACCTCGTCTACGCCTTCCACTATGCGCGGCTCTATTACGATGCCGACAAGGACGGGGGCGATCATGGCGGCATTTCGCTGCCCGGCGGCGGCACCCCCGACTTCGCCGATTTCGCCAGCTTCGCGCTCGTCATCGGCATGACGTGCCAGACCGCCGATATCGAGATCACCGGTCCGCGCATCCGCCGCGCGAGCACCATCCAGGGCCTGCTCGCCTTCTTCTTCAACCTGGGCGTGCTCGCGATCACGGTGAACATCGTCGCCGGATCGCTCTGA
- a CDS encoding peptidylprolyl isomerase, with product MSILAALMLLQAQAAPTPPPEPPTPGSIVAAAPRSEWRAISPRDLLVIDLAPKGRAARRVVIQLVPAPFALGWTANIRTLAAAHWWDGTAVVRVQDNYVVQWGDPTEKKPLPAGIATVPERAYLTPLDTVAEARSPIEARDLPETRSRAKWLSDIAIGGTVTKAAREGWHERDSYAEWVEVIDGWPIATDDKNAWMPHCYGMVGVGRNLSPDTGSGAELYTVIGQAPRHLDRNIAIVGRVIAGMEHLSSLARGTGDLGFYKTPGERTPIVRARLASELPAAERPAFEMLATDSETFARYVAARANRRDSFFNVPAGGVDICNLPVPIRPAK from the coding sequence ATGTCGATCCTTGCCGCGCTGATGCTGCTCCAGGCCCAGGCCGCTCCAACCCCGCCGCCCGAGCCGCCGACGCCGGGGTCGATCGTCGCCGCGGCGCCGCGATCGGAGTGGCGCGCGATCAGCCCGCGCGACCTGCTGGTCATCGATCTGGCGCCGAAGGGCAGGGCGGCGAGACGAGTCGTCATCCAGCTCGTGCCGGCGCCGTTCGCGCTAGGATGGACCGCGAACATCCGCACGCTCGCCGCGGCGCACTGGTGGGACGGGACAGCGGTGGTGCGCGTCCAGGACAATTACGTCGTTCAGTGGGGGGATCCGACCGAGAAGAAGCCGCTCCCTGCCGGGATCGCGACGGTGCCCGAGCGCGCTTATCTGACGCCTCTCGATACGGTTGCGGAGGCGCGATCGCCGATCGAGGCGCGCGATCTTCCCGAAACGCGCTCGCGTGCCAAGTGGCTGTCCGACATCGCGATCGGCGGCACGGTGACGAAGGCGGCGAGAGAGGGGTGGCATGAGCGCGACAGCTATGCCGAGTGGGTCGAGGTGATCGACGGTTGGCCGATCGCGACCGACGACAAGAATGCCTGGATGCCACATTGCTATGGCATGGTGGGCGTCGGGCGGAACCTGTCGCCGGATACGGGCTCGGGCGCCGAGCTCTATACCGTCATCGGTCAGGCGCCGCGGCACCTGGACCGCAACATCGCGATCGTGGGCCGCGTGATCGCCGGGATGGAGCATCTGTCGAGCCTGGCGCGCGGGACGGGCGATCTCGGCTTCTACAAGACGCCGGGCGAGCGGACGCCGATCGTGCGCGCGCGGCTGGCGAGCGAGCTTCCCGCGGCGGAGCGACCGGCGTTCGAGATGCTCGCGACCGACAGCGAAACGTTCGCGCGCTATGTCGCGGCGCGAGCCAATCGGCGCGACAGCTTCTTCAACGTGCCCGCCGGCGGCGTCGATATCTGCAACCTGCCGGTGCCGATCCGACCGGCCAAGTAA
- a CDS encoding IS6 family transposase, whose amino-acid sequence MASPRSTGPFEAGAQPFDALDLLFERGIDICHETVRLWWNRFGPLFAGDIRRQRISRMRSSRHWQWHLDEMYVKLNGEMVYLWRAVDHEGEVLESYVTRTRDKKAALTFMKKALKRHGTPGTIITDGLRSYGAAMDELGNRQKQEIGRWANNRVENSHLPFRRRERAMLRFRQMKTLQKFASVHANVHNHFSLERHLVDRQTYKERR is encoded by the coding sequence ATTGCATCGCCGCGCTCAACAGGACCCTTCGAAGCAGGTGCTCAGCCGTTCGACGCCTTAGACCTGCTGTTCGAACGGGGCATAGACATCTGCCATGAGACTGTACGGCTCTGGTGGAACCGCTTCGGGCCACTGTTTGCCGGCGACATTCGGCGCCAGCGCATCAGCCGCATGCGCAGCTCCCGACACTGGCAGTGGCATCTCGACGAAATGTACGTGAAGCTTAATGGCGAGATGGTCTATCTGTGGCGAGCCGTCGATCACGAGGGCGAGGTGCTGGAGAGTTACGTCACCCGCACTCGAGATAAGAAGGCCGCTCTCACCTTCATGAAGAAGGCGCTGAAGCGCCATGGCACTCCTGGAACAATCATCACCGACGGGCTTCGTTCGTACGGTGCCGCGATGGATGAGCTCGGCAACCGGCAGAAGCAGGAAATTGGGCGCTGGGCCAACAACCGGGTGGAAAACAGCCACCTTCCCTTTCGACGACGTGAGCGAGCAATGCTGCGGTTCCGGCAGATGAAGACGCTGCAGAAGTTCGCCAGCGTGCACGCCAACGTCCACAACCACTTCAGCCTCGAACGTCATCTCGTCGACCGCCAAACCTACAAGGAACGCCGCTAA
- a CDS encoding carboxylesterase/lipase family protein yields the protein MTAPIARATTTEPIVETAQGKLRGARAANCLVFRGIRYAAADRFQAPRAPAAWAGIRDALTPGASAPQTNANPPPGPPYVILAQLPRPANAAPPPKLPESEDCLFLNVWTPALNDGRKRPVMVWLHGGFFYGGTGSTTDGSGIAGRGDAVVVSINHRLNAFGYTHLADLAGGEFAEAGNAGMLDIAAALRWVRENIAAFGGDPSRVMVFGTSGGGMKTSFLMASPPARGLFARAGVQSGPGLRFMERDTASAVTERLLREVGLTNAQVRDLATIPADRLLAGYHAVAAAMKPTRFIDLPCFAPVIDRKWLPQHPFSPGAAPGTAAIPMLIGCNAQEMSFFWGNDPAAFTLDEAGYEARVRDFAGEAAPAVLAAYARAYPDATPARRYLQAFSDYSLALPVTAQADRHAAAGGTTYAYRLDYQSPALGGKLGALHTLEGSLLFDTPEASRALLGPGDAPVRLARTMSEAWVRFAATGDPNGGALPRWPRYEPKRRDTMLFDTGTSAVSDPNRRARETMAGLLRA from the coding sequence ATGACCGCGCCGATCGCGCGGGCGACGACCACCGAACCGATCGTCGAGACGGCTCAGGGCAAGCTGCGCGGGGCGCGTGCGGCCAACTGTCTTGTGTTTCGCGGCATCCGCTATGCCGCCGCCGACCGTTTCCAGGCGCCGCGCGCGCCCGCGGCCTGGGCCGGCATTCGAGACGCGCTGACACCCGGCGCCAGCGCGCCGCAGACCAACGCGAACCCGCCGCCGGGCCCGCCCTATGTCATCCTCGCGCAGCTGCCGCGCCCCGCCAACGCAGCCCCGCCGCCGAAATTGCCCGAGAGCGAGGACTGTCTGTTCCTCAACGTCTGGACGCCAGCGCTGAACGACGGACGCAAACGGCCGGTCATGGTCTGGCTGCACGGCGGCTTCTTCTACGGCGGAACCGGATCGACGACCGACGGCAGCGGCATCGCCGGACGCGGCGATGCAGTGGTGGTCAGCATCAATCACCGTCTCAACGCCTTTGGCTACACCCACCTCGCCGATCTGGCGGGCGGCGAGTTTGCCGAGGCGGGGAATGCCGGCATGCTCGACATCGCCGCGGCGCTTCGCTGGGTTCGGGAGAATATCGCGGCGTTCGGCGGCGACCCTTCTCGGGTCATGGTGTTCGGCACCTCCGGCGGCGGCATGAAGACGAGCTTCCTGATGGCGAGCCCGCCCGCCCGCGGTCTGTTCGCGCGCGCAGGCGTGCAGAGCGGGCCGGGGCTGCGCTTCATGGAACGCGATACGGCGAGTGCCGTGACCGAGCGGCTGCTGCGCGAGGTCGGGCTGACCAACGCGCAGGTTCGCGACCTTGCGACGATCCCGGCCGATCGGCTGCTCGCCGGCTATCACGCGGTGGCAGCCGCGATGAAGCCGACGCGCTTCATCGACCTGCCCTGCTTCGCCCCGGTGATCGATCGCAAATGGCTGCCCCAGCACCCGTTCTCACCCGGCGCGGCGCCGGGCACCGCAGCGATCCCGATGCTCATCGGATGCAACGCGCAGGAGATGAGCTTCTTCTGGGGCAACGATCCCGCCGCATTCACGCTCGACGAGGCGGGATACGAGGCGCGCGTTCGCGACTTCGCGGGCGAAGCGGCGCCGGCGGTGCTTGCGGCCTATGCCCGCGCCTATCCGGACGCGACGCCCGCGCGCCGTTATCTTCAGGCGTTCTCGGACTATTCGCTGGCGCTGCCCGTCACCGCGCAGGCGGATCGGCACGCCGCGGCGGGCGGCACCACCTATGCCTACCGCCTCGACTATCAGAGCCCGGCGCTTGGCGGGAAGCTTGGCGCGTTGCACACGCTGGAAGGCTCGCTGTTGTTCGACACGCCGGAGGCGAGCCGAGCGCTGCTGGGGCCGGGCGATGCGCCGGTGCGGCTCGCGCGGACGATGAGCGAGGCTTGGGTTCGCTTCGCCGCCACTGGCGATCCCAACGGCGGCGCGTTGCCACGATGGCCGCGCTACGAACCCAAGCGGCGCGACACGATGTTGTTCGACACCGGCACCAGCGCGGTGAGCGATCCCAATCGCCGGGCGCGGGAGACGATGGCCGGACTGCTACGCGCCTGA
- a CDS encoding nuclear transport factor 2 family protein: MKTIAAATALLLAAVASPATAQVSPQEYAVARAEIVNLSNRLMIAFDAQDADSYANGFSKDAKLDFIGGIANGRPAIRKMMADWWGKIGGAATVPADATSRPRNHHFVVNHDITIDKGGRTGTGRVYWFALTNRTPQKDVQPLYFGHVIEHYVKEDGKWLFSKREVFNESLTNRAVFYPELGETDPRKPKP; the protein is encoded by the coding sequence ATGAAGACCATCGCCGCCGCCACCGCGCTACTGCTCGCTGCCGTCGCCAGCCCTGCCACCGCGCAGGTCAGCCCGCAGGAATATGCGGTTGCGCGAGCCGAGATCGTCAACCTGTCGAACCGGCTGATGATCGCGTTCGACGCGCAGGATGCGGACAGCTACGCCAATGGCTTCTCGAAGGACGCCAAGCTGGACTTTATCGGCGGCATCGCGAACGGCCGCCCGGCGATCCGCAAGATGATGGCCGATTGGTGGGGGAAGATCGGCGGCGCGGCCACCGTCCCGGCCGATGCCACGTCGCGCCCGCGCAACCACCATTTCGTGGTGAACCACGACATCACGATCGACAAAGGCGGCAGGACGGGGACCGGCCGCGTCTATTGGTTCGCGCTGACCAACCGCACGCCGCAGAAGGACGTGCAGCCCCTCTATTTCGGCCATGTCATCGAGCATTACGTCAAGGAGGACGGCAAGTGGCTGTTCTCGAAGCGCGAAGTGTTCAACGAGTCGCTGACCAACCGCGCGGTATTCTATCCTGAGCTGGGTGAAACCGACCCGCGTAAGCCGAAGCCGTGA